Proteins co-encoded in one Flavobacteriaceae bacterium MAR_2009_75 genomic window:
- a CDS encoding putative autotransporter adhesin-like protein, producing MRKTIVLSLVLAFTLSCQAQWGKGIKGNGKVKTLERSVSDYDELAVSGWFDVELVDGKEGELTLKGDENLLQHIITEVNNGKLIIKVEKGLNLKPSSTSNGIHITVPVESIDGLSLSGSGDIVGKKTIRTSKFKAAMSGSGDITLDIESNSMTAAMSGSGDMNLSGSTGNLDVTISGSGDIRAYDLDAENVEATISGSADIKVTAKESLKARVSGSGDISYRGNPKKVDTKTSGSGDISQG from the coding sequence ATGAGAAAAACAATTGTTTTAAGTTTAGTATTGGCATTCACATTGTCATGTCAAGCACAGTGGGGAAAAGGAATTAAAGGCAACGGTAAAGTAAAAACTTTAGAACGAAGCGTAAGTGATTATGATGAGCTTGCCGTTTCCGGCTGGTTCGATGTTGAATTGGTCGATGGCAAAGAAGGAGAGTTGACACTAAAGGGGGATGAGAACTTGCTTCAACATATAATTACCGAAGTTAACAATGGTAAATTAATCATAAAGGTTGAAAAAGGCTTAAACCTTAAACCTTCAAGTACTAGCAATGGTATACACATTACCGTACCAGTTGAAAGCATAGACGGATTAAGTCTTTCGGGATCAGGAGATATCGTAGGCAAAAAAACGATTAGAACCTCAAAATTCAAGGCAGCTATGTCAGGTTCTGGCGATATTACTTTAGATATAGAGTCTAATTCTATGACTGCAGCAATGTCCGGGTCTGGGGATATGAACTTAAGTGGCTCGACCGGAAATTTAGATGTCACCATTTCCGGTTCTGGCGATATCAGAGCTTACGATTTAGATGCCGAAAATGTTGAAGCCACGATTTCAGGATCTGCGGATATTAAAGTAACGGCCAAAGAATCTCTGAAGGCAAGGGTTTCCGGATCTGGGGATATCAGTTACCGAGGAAACCCCAAGAAAGTTGATACCAAAACTTCTGGTTCAGGAGACATTTCCCAGGGATAA
- a CDS encoding RNA polymerase sigma-70 factor (ECF subfamily), giving the protein MSHKKEHIDALLQLCLEGKQSAQLEVYNRYYKAMYNTALRIVKKSDQAEDIMQESFLNAFMKLHMFKGEVTFGSWLKRIVVNNSIQYYRKQQKKNEVALEDVLYKVEDNDEIVTDQHVFTELKAQKVMETMNRLKDNYRVSLTLHLIEGYDYEEISKIMNISYLNCRTTISRAKESLRKKMLIA; this is encoded by the coding sequence TTGAGCCACAAAAAGGAACATATTGACGCTTTATTACAACTGTGTCTTGAAGGGAAACAGAGCGCACAACTCGAAGTTTACAATCGCTACTATAAGGCCATGTACAATACGGCATTGAGAATTGTAAAAAAGAGTGACCAAGCTGAAGATATTATGCAAGAATCATTTCTGAACGCGTTTATGAAACTGCATATGTTCAAGGGGGAAGTGACTTTCGGATCTTGGCTAAAACGCATTGTAGTAAATAACAGTATCCAGTATTACAGAAAGCAACAAAAAAAGAATGAAGTTGCTCTAGAAGATGTACTGTATAAGGTCGAAGATAATGATGAAATCGTTACAGATCAACATGTGTTTACCGAACTAAAGGCTCAAAAAGTGATGGAGACCATGAACAGATTGAAAGACAATTACAGAGTTTCTTTGACCTTACATCTTATTGAAGGTTATGATTATGAGGAAATTAGTAAAATAATGAATATCAGTTATTTAAATTGCAGAACGACTATTTCAAGGGCCAAAGAAAGCTTACGAAAAAAGATGCTAATCGCTTGA
- a CDS encoding putative secreted protein (Por secretion system target): protein MTYIPTTLFRERFLLLFFILFISSIQIYSQIPVTGVMVTPESSTVTEGSTLQLTATVDPSDADDPSVAWSISDESIATVDATGLVATIVPGTATITATTNDGGFTASSIITVESAPVPVTGVEVSPETGLIVVGNTLQLTATVDPSDADDPGVVWSSSDESIATVDATGLVTTIVPGTATITATTNDGGFSASSTITVESAPVPVTGVTVTPESSTVTEGGTLQLMATVEPSDADDPSVVWSSSDESIATVDATGLVTTIVPGTATITATTNDGGFSASSIITVESAPVPVTGVTVTPESSTVTEGGTLQLMATVQPSDADDPSVVWSSSDESIATVDATGLVTTIVPGTATITATANDGGFSASSIITVESAPVPVTGVTVTPESSTVTEGGTLQLMVTVQPSDADDPSVVWSSSDESIATVDATGLVTTIVHGTVTITATANDGGFSASSIITVESAPVPVTGVTVTPESSTVTEGGTLQLMVTVQPSDADDPSVVWSSSDESIATVDATGLVTTIVPGTATITATTNDGGFTASSIITVESAPVPVTGVEVSPETGLIVVGNTLQLTATVEPSDADDPSVVWSSSDESIATVDATGLVTTIVPGTATITATTNDGGFTASSIITVESAPVPVTGVEVSPETGLIVVGNTLQLTATVDPSDADDPSVVWSSSDESIATVDATGLVITIVPGTATITATTNDGGFTASSTITVQSAPVPVTGVEVSPETGLIVVGNTLQLTATVDPSDADDPSVVWSSSDIGLATVDSLGVVTAISSGTVTITATTDDGGFVDSSEITIKPPLNQVGQWSEPIPFGIVPVAVANLPDGRLVTWSSKYKDYFGGSDGFTYTELFDPFIGPNGMALGEKITPTNHDMFCPGINNLGNGQLLVTGGSSNAKSTLYDYSTDNWIATDNMNVGRGYHSGVTLSDGSAFVIGGSWSGGLAPSGEKIGEIWRQERGWKTLPGLRSDLLFNTTDLAFEQEGVYRVDNHAWLWAAPNGKVFHAGPGEEMHWIDVNGSGSYSYVGNRADDTYSMKGTTVMFDVGKILKVGGATSYASGDLAKDNSYVIDINDENNVTVSPTQNKLSFSRTMHNSVVLPNGEVLVTGGLNSARVFTDYGARLDAEIYNPTTNLWRTVAGMSVPRTYHSVSILQSDGRVFVGGGGLCNTCDNHLNGEIYSPPYLFDESGNLAERPVIEAPEEVDYNSSMTVTGSPDIVDFNLIRMSSSTHSTNNEQRRVPLAFSGNGTYTLAIPDRNILPPGYYMLFALNTDRVPSVSEPVLVGMPVVLASGVLLSHEVFELNSGETAQLIATVVPENTENKNVIWSSNNPAIATVSENGEVTAHSMGTAIITVTTEDGGFTAKSNIVVDGGCSFSNIALGAIANQSSTYGNGVAATAIDGVTSGNSPWIPNVQHTANEFSPWWELDLGSTYLMDTLSIYNRGEGLEIRLKDFYVFVSEKPFPSTATVESLSDDSSISSYFFEGEAGLLEKIALNKDGRYVRIQLSGGGILHMAEVEIQGCFLGSPLCEGVPPPEISAVEPLIESDDVQNLVAYPEGGTWSGASSEGTFNPSIGPGTYEVTYTYDNGEGCVQSHSIDMVVNSACFGIDPPTIISSGPYLDTDGIQILEAFPAGGTWSGASTDGAFDPSLGEGIYSVTYTYDNGSGCIQTETGEIRVNTLGSRGCVLSNIALAGEASQSSTYGNGVAQLAVDGNTEGSSPWTADLQHTNNESKPWWQVDLGSNSAIEEIHIYNRQGFEFRLKDFYIFISNEPFEISDTLESLLTDSSVTNFYFNGEASIEEIIPFDKEGRYVRIQLSGNNTLHMAEVEIIGCLLDAEACTDADPIVIENYGPFTSGQSLQNLIATPEGGTWSGVTTDGTFDPSIGEGIYEATYTDDNGEGCLQSQTVSISVNGPCFGTEPITFTDYGPFLDTEGVQTVIANPIGGSWSGAITDGNFDPSIGAGSYEAIYTFDNGEGCIQTETLEIIVNTLSNRGCILQNLALTGLASQSSIYGNGAASLAHDGNLEGSSAWSADLQHTNNEYRPWWQIDLGTKAAIDELKIYNRQGLEFRLNNFYIFLSDYPISSSATIESLQNDPDVVNFFFSGEADTQENILVNGEGRYVRIQLSSSGILHLPEVQVMGCTVDESSCENEPPLTLEEYGPYTTEDEVQILSASPTGGVWSGATTDGTFDPSIGPGFYEITYSYDNGLGCYQSKSINIEVNIIGNSGCVLSNGALSKNVLQSSTYGNGLATYAVDGNIQGSSPWTADLQHTTNEFRPWWQVDLGEVREIEEVKIYNRSDGLQFKLKDFYVFVSQEPITAENSIENLISDENVESYFFAGEADLIEVIEILDFGRYLRIQLSGSGTLHMAEVEVMGCSLSGNGNAFKASPETLSRINKFDELKTVELVPNPTTDFVHINVLSDENITKILVFDMEGRQVLSKKPIRDSVYENVETIDVSFFTKGVYQIMIFLDNGDIVNRNLIKN, encoded by the coding sequence ATGACCTATATACCAACCACACTTTTTAGGGAAAGATTTCTTCTATTATTTTTTATTCTTTTCATTTCTTCTATACAGATTTATAGCCAAATTCCCGTAACCGGGGTTATGGTAACCCCTGAATCCTCGACCGTTACGGAGGGCAGTACGCTGCAATTAACGGCAACGGTTGATCCTTCGGATGCCGACGATCCGAGTGTGGCCTGGAGCATTTCAGACGAGAGCATAGCGACTGTCGACGCTACGGGCCTGGTGGCAACAATAGTCCCCGGTACGGCAACGATAACGGCAACGACCAACGACGGTGGTTTTACTGCTAGTTCGATCATAACTGTGGAATCGGCCCCGGTACCTGTTACAGGGGTGGAGGTATCTCCCGAAACCGGACTAATAGTAGTGGGCAATACGTTGCAATTAACGGCCACGGTTGATCCTTCGGATGCGGACGACCCCGGTGTGGTATGGAGCAGTTCCGACGAGAGCATAGCGACTGTCGACGCTACGGGCCTGGTGACAACGATAGTCCCCGGTACCGCAACGATAACGGCAACGACCAACGACGGTGGTTTTAGTGCTAGTTCGACCATAACGGTGGAATCGGCCCCTGTCCCGGTAACGGGAGTTACGGTGACCCCTGAATCCTCGACCGTTACGGAAGGCGGTACGCTGCAATTAATGGCGACAGTGGAGCCGTCGGATGCCGACGATCCGAGTGTGGTATGGAGCAGTTCCGACGAGAGCATAGCGACTGTCGACGCTACGGGCCTGGTGACAACGATAGTCCCCGGTACCGCAACGATAACGGCGACCACCAACGATGGTGGTTTTAGTGCTAGTTCTATCATAACGGTGGAATCGGCGCCTGTCCCGGTAACGGGAGTTACGGTGACCCCTGAATCCTCGACCGTTACGGAAGGCGGTACGCTGCAATTAATGGCGACAGTGCAGCCGTCCGATGCCGACGATCCGAGTGTGGTATGGAGCAGTTCCGACGAGAGCATAGCGACTGTCGACGCTACGGGCCTGGTGACAACGATAGTCCCCGGTACCGCAACGATAACGGCGACCGCCAACGATGGTGGTTTTAGTGCTAGTTCGATCATAACTGTGGAATCGGCCCCTGTCCCGGTAACGGGAGTTACGGTGACCCCTGAATCCTCGACCGTTACGGAAGGCGGTACGCTGCAATTAATGGTGACAGTGCAGCCTTCCGATGCCGACGATCCGAGTGTGGTATGGAGCAGTTCCGACGAGAGCATAGCGACTGTCGACGCTACGGGCCTGGTGACAACGATAGTCCACGGTACCGTAACGATAACGGCGACCGCCAACGATGGTGGTTTTAGTGCTAGTTCGATCATAACAGTGGAATCGGCGCCTGTCCCGGTAACGGGAGTTACGGTGACCCCTGAATCCTCGACCGTTACGGAAGGCGGTACGCTGCAATTAATGGTGACAGTGCAGCCGTCCGATGCCGACGATCCGAGTGTGGTATGGAGCAGTTCCGACGAGAGCATAGCGACTGTCGACGCTACGGGCCTGGTGACAACGATAGTCCCCGGTACGGCAACGATAACCGCGACGACCAACGACGGTGGTTTTACTGCTAGTTCGATCATAACTGTGGAATCGGCCCCGGTACCTGTTACGGGGGTGGAGGTATCTCCCGAAACCGGACTAATAGTAGTGGGCAATACGTTGCAATTAACGGCAACGGTGGAGCCTTCCGATGCCGACGATCCGAGTGTGGTATGGAGCAGTTCCGACGAGAGCATAGCGACTGTCGACGCTACGGGCCTGGTGACAACGATAGTCCCCGGTACCGCAACGATAACGGCGACGACCAACGACGGTGGTTTTACTGCTAGTTCGATCATAACGGTGGAATCGGCCCCGGTACCTGTTACGGGGGTGGAGGTATCTCCCGAAACCGGACTAATAGTAGTGGGCAATACGTTGCAATTAACGGCCACGGTTGATCCTTCGGATGCCGACGATCCGAGTGTGGTATGGAGCAGTTCCGACGAGAGCATAGCGACTGTCGACGCTACGGGCCTGGTGATAACGATAGTCCCCGGTACGGCAACGATAACGGCAACGACCAACGACGGTGGTTTTACTGCTAGTTCGACCATAACAGTGCAATCGGCCCCGGTACCTGTTACGGGGGTGGAGGTATCTCCCGAAACCGGACTAATAGTAGTGGGCAATACGTTGCAATTAACGGCCACGGTTGATCCTTCGGATGCCGACGATCCGAGTGTGGTATGGAGCAGTTCCGATATCGGTCTAGCAACGGTAGACTCCCTTGGAGTTGTTACGGCAATTTCCTCCGGTACCGTTACGATAACGGCGACAACCGATGATGGCGGTTTTGTTGACAGTTCGGAAATAACTATTAAACCTCCTTTAAATCAAGTAGGTCAATGGAGCGAACCCATTCCATTTGGTATTGTTCCAGTGGCGGTTGCAAACCTTCCTGATGGTAGATTGGTGACTTGGTCTTCAAAATACAAAGATTACTTTGGGGGTTCTGATGGATTTACATATACAGAATTATTTGACCCTTTTATTGGACCGAATGGTATGGCTTTAGGTGAGAAAATAACTCCTACAAACCATGATATGTTCTGCCCGGGCATTAACAACTTGGGAAATGGTCAATTATTAGTGACGGGAGGGTCGTCGAATGCCAAAAGTACTCTTTATGATTATTCTACAGATAACTGGATTGCCACGGATAACATGAATGTGGGCCGTGGTTACCATAGTGGTGTAACTTTATCAGATGGATCTGCTTTTGTAATTGGAGGGTCTTGGAGTGGGGGTCTGGCACCCAGTGGTGAGAAAATTGGTGAAATTTGGCGACAAGAGAGAGGATGGAAAACCTTACCTGGATTGAGAAGTGATTTACTTTTTAATACTACAGATTTAGCCTTTGAGCAAGAAGGTGTTTATAGAGTAGATAACCATGCTTGGTTATGGGCTGCTCCTAATGGTAAAGTTTTTCACGCTGGCCCAGGTGAAGAAATGCATTGGATAGATGTAAATGGAAGTGGGTCTTATAGCTATGTAGGAAATAGGGCAGATGATACGTACTCGATGAAAGGGACCACTGTAATGTTCGATGTCGGAAAAATTTTAAAAGTTGGGGGTGCTACCTCATATGCCAGTGGTGATTTAGCCAAAGATAATTCATATGTTATTGACATTAACGATGAAAATAACGTTACTGTCTCACCAACTCAAAATAAATTAAGTTTTTCTCGTACCATGCATAATAGTGTTGTTCTGCCCAACGGAGAAGTTTTGGTAACCGGAGGACTTAACTCCGCTAGGGTATTTACGGATTATGGTGCCAGATTAGATGCTGAAATTTATAATCCTACTACAAATCTTTGGAGAACTGTTGCGGGAATGAGTGTGCCGAGAACCTATCACAGTGTTTCTATTTTGCAGTCAGATGGTCGAGTATTTGTCGGGGGGGGTGGATTATGTAACACTTGTGATAACCATTTAAATGGTGAAATATATAGCCCTCCTTATCTCTTTGATGAAAGCGGTAATCTGGCAGAAAGACCAGTTATAGAGGCTCCAGAAGAGGTGGACTATAATAGTAGCATGACCGTTACGGGAAGTCCAGATATTGTGGATTTCAATTTGATTAGAATGTCATCATCTACTCATAGTACTAATAATGAACAAAGAAGGGTTCCTTTAGCTTTTAGTGGCAATGGCACTTACACGCTTGCTATACCTGATAGAAATATTTTGCCCCCGGGTTATTACATGCTATTTGCTCTAAATACAGACAGGGTACCTTCAGTTTCAGAACCGGTATTGGTTGGTATGCCCGTTGTTTTGGCTTCAGGGGTATTGCTTTCACATGAAGTATTTGAGCTTAATTCAGGGGAAACAGCTCAATTGATTGCTACCGTAGTTCCCGAAAACACGGAAAACAAGAACGTTATATGGTCAAGTAATAATCCTGCAATCGCAACTGTATCTGAAAATGGTGAGGTCACAGCACATTCAATGGGAACGGCTATTATAACTGTAACAACTGAAGATGGAGGTTTTACGGCAAAATCTAATATCGTAGTAGATGGCGGCTGTTCTTTTAGTAATATAGCGCTGGGTGCGATTGCAAATCAATCATCCACTTATGGTAATGGTGTGGCTGCAACTGCTATAGACGGAGTAACCTCAGGTAATTCACCTTGGATACCAAATGTACAACATACGGCCAATGAGTTTTCTCCATGGTGGGAATTGGATTTAGGTTCGACTTATCTTATGGACACCTTATCTATTTATAATAGAGGTGAAGGTCTTGAAATCAGACTTAAAGATTTTTATGTTTTCGTTTCTGAAAAACCTTTTCCTTCTACCGCAACCGTTGAAAGTTTAAGCGATGATAGTTCTATATCTTCCTATTTTTTTGAAGGAGAGGCCGGACTATTGGAAAAAATAGCTCTTAATAAGGATGGTAGATATGTTCGAATTCAATTGTCAGGGGGTGGTATTTTGCATATGGCCGAGGTAGAGATACAAGGATGCTTCTTGGGTAGCCCTCTTTGTGAAGGGGTGCCTCCACCTGAGATTAGTGCCGTGGAACCATTAATTGAGTCGGATGATGTTCAAAATCTCGTCGCTTATCCTGAGGGGGGTACTTGGTCAGGAGCTAGTAGCGAAGGTACTTTTAATCCTTCCATTGGTCCGGGTACTTATGAGGTCACTTATACCTACGATAATGGTGAGGGTTGTGTTCAATCGCATTCTATCGATATGGTGGTTAACAGTGCTTGCTTTGGTATCGATCCACCAACCATAATTTCCAGTGGTCCATATTTAGATACGGATGGCATTCAAATATTGGAGGCTTTTCCAGCAGGAGGAACTTGGTCAGGAGCTAGCACGGATGGTGCCTTTGACCCAAGTTTGGGGGAAGGGATCTATTCCGTAACCTATACATACGATAATGGAAGCGGTTGTATACAGACAGAAACAGGTGAAATTAGAGTAAATACACTTGGTAGTAGAGGCTGTGTGCTATCAAATATTGCTTTGGCAGGGGAAGCTTCCCAGTCTTCCACATATGGTAATGGAGTGGCTCAACTTGCCGTGGATGGAAATACAGAGGGCTCATCGCCATGGACTGCCGATCTTCAGCATACTAATAATGAAAGCAAACCTTGGTGGCAGGTAGACCTAGGTTCCAACAGCGCTATTGAAGAGATACATATTTACAACAGGCAAGGGTTTGAATTTAGGTTGAAAGATTTTTACATTTTTATTTCTAATGAACCTTTCGAAATCAGTGATACTTTAGAATCCCTCTTAACCGATTCCTCCGTAACAAATTTTTATTTTAATGGTGAGGCGTCTATCGAAGAGATAATACCGTTTGATAAAGAAGGTCGTTATGTGAGAATTCAACTTAGCGGAAATAATACTTTGCACATGGCTGAAGTTGAAATAATAGGTTGTTTGTTAGATGCAGAGGCTTGTACTGATGCGGATCCGATTGTTATCGAAAATTATGGTCCCTTTACTTCTGGCCAGTCTCTTCAGAATTTAATAGCAACTCCGGAGGGGGGTACATGGTCGGGAGTAACTACTGATGGCACATTTGATCCCTCAATTGGAGAGGGAATCTATGAAGCTACTTATACCGATGATAATGGTGAAGGTTGTTTGCAATCTCAGACGGTTAGCATTTCAGTAAATGGGCCATGTTTTGGAACAGAACCGATAACTTTTACAGATTACGGGCCATTTTTGGACACAGAAGGTGTACAAACGGTAATAGCAAATCCTATTGGTGGAAGTTGGTCTGGAGCCATCACAGATGGTAATTTTGACCCTAGTATTGGCGCCGGTTCATATGAGGCGATATATACATTTGATAATGGAGAGGGCTGTATCCAAACAGAAACACTTGAAATTATCGTAAACACACTAAGCAATAGAGGATGCATTCTTCAAAACTTAGCTTTAACCGGTTTGGCGTCTCAATCATCGATCTATGGCAATGGGGCTGCAAGTTTGGCTCACGATGGCAATTTGGAAGGGTCTTCTGCATGGAGCGCTGACCTTCAACATACTAATAATGAATATAGGCCGTGGTGGCAAATTGACCTAGGTACGAAAGCTGCAATTGACGAATTGAAAATATACAATAGACAAGGATTGGAATTCAGGTTGAATAATTTTTATATATTCCTCTCCGATTACCCCATATCTTCAAGCGCTACCATAGAGTCGTTACAAAATGATCCAGACGTTGTAAACTTCTTCTTTAGTGGGGAGGCGGACACGCAGGAAAATATTCTTGTAAACGGTGAGGGTAGGTATGTAAGAATACAGCTTTCAAGTAGCGGAATATTACATTTGCCCGAGGTTCAGGTAATGGGATGTACGGTAGATGAATCGAGCTGTGAAAACGAACCTCCTTTGACGTTAGAGGAGTATGGACCATATACGACCGAGGACGAAGTGCAGATTTTAAGTGCCAGTCCAACGGGCGGCGTTTGGTCTGGAGCAACAACAGATGGTACTTTTGATCCAAGTATAGGCCCTGGTTTTTATGAAATTACGTATTCCTACGATAACGGTTTAGGGTGTTATCAGTCTAAGTCTATCAATATTGAAGTTAATATTATTGGTAATTCAGGATGTGTTCTTTCCAATGGCGCCTTGAGTAAAAATGTTTTACAGTCATCTACGTATGGAAATGGTCTAGCGACTTATGCCGTAGATGGAAACATACAGGGGAGTTCACCGTGGACTGCCGATTTACAACACACCACGAACGAATTTAGACCATGGTGGCAGGTAGATTTAGGGGAAGTCCGCGAAATAGAGGAAGTAAAAATATATAATCGCAGCGATGGCCTTCAGTTCAAATTGAAAGACTTTTACGTTTTCGTATCTCAAGAGCCGATTACTGCAGAAAATTCAATTGAAAATCTTATTTCTGATGAAAATGTAGAAAGCTATTTTTTTGCTGGCGAAGCAGACCTAATAGAGGTTATAGAAATTCTTGATTTCGGTAGATATTTACGTATTCAACTTTCAGGAAGTGGAACATTGCACATGGCCGAGGTCGAGGTGATGGGCTGCAGTTTATCAGGTAATGGAAATGCCTTCAAGGCATCACCTGAGACTTTGTCTAGGATCAATAAATTTGATGAGTTGAAAACTGTTGAGCTTGTTCCAAACCCTACCACGGATTTTGTTCATATCAATGTGCTATCAGATGAGAATATTACAAAGATTCTTGTTTTTGATATGGAAGGAAGGCAAGTGTTGTCTAAAAAGCCAATAAGAGATTCTGTATATGAAAATGTTGAGACGATTGATGTTTCCTTCTTCACAAAAGGAGTATATCAAATTATGATATTCTTAGATAATGGTGATATTGTAAACAGGAATTTAATAAAGAATTAA